The Eriocheir sinensis breed Jianghai 21 chromosome 54, ASM2467909v1, whole genome shotgun sequence genome includes a region encoding these proteins:
- the LOC126983733 gene encoding uncharacterized protein LOC126983733 has translation MKSLAILLVTVAAASALQVSAPVSASFGAGAPGAAAGVGVGQPGAAAGGAAANPGFVDYGPKVYGMGAKNPLALPPNPFVIQRALAVANSVPNVLVRLDLNGEITLTNQFGQEVDVVDAFGREIEYEF, from the exons ATGAAGTCTCTC gcAATCCTTCTTGTCACCGTGGCCGCCGCATCAGCGCTCCAGGTCTCAGCACCAGTGTCAGCCAGCTTCGGCGCCGGAGCCCCGGGAGCAGCAGCAGGCGTGGGCGTCGGGCAGCCCGGCGCGGCggcgggaggagcagcagctaacCCTGGCTTCGTCGACTACGGGCCTAAGGTGTACGGCATGGGCGCCAAGAACCCCCTCGccctcccccccaaccccttCGTCATCCAGAGAGCCTTGGCCGTCGCTAACAGTGTTCCCAACGTGCTGGTG cgcCTCGACCTCAACGGAGAGATCACCCTCACCAACCAGTTCGGCCAGGAGGTGGATGTGGTCGACGCATTTGGCCGCGAGATCGAGTACGAATTCTAA